One window from the genome of Cricetulus griseus strain 17A/GY chromosome 2, alternate assembly CriGri-PICRH-1.0, whole genome shotgun sequence encodes:
- the Ifnlr1 gene encoding interferon lambda receptor 1 isoform X2: MWWVGRWAPLFLCLLQSVPGWSCPAPPRNVTLLSQNFTVYLTWLPGLDSPPNVTYFVSHKSYPRFQHWQDVQQCWGTKALVCPLMCLKNQDPYNKFKGRVKAVSACGSSPHVKSKYLFYLSDVEPGPPTLVLTQKERVLWVNATYQLPPCMSYPDLKYEVQFWKEGMELKTQFNDTEHNKPIKIPLQHGASGRHCLRARTIYTFTVPKYSNFSEPSCISIEAPGANWAVLTLPLLLPLLVAAAAVGVIWKRLKEDPWFQWVKVPQTLNFSEYRYPVTTFQPSAPEFPDDLILCPQKELTIRIRPVPRVRDPGTLQADPEEDNTEDEDEDTDDSDSSIQPYVERPLFMREKLQIMGHSETAESGVGSGGSEDSSAWDSSDRSWSSTVDSSLKDEAGSSGYLDKKEPDQEPDEDGHQEALPCLELSEDLGTVKELLKDDLSRWGIWGSSSPKRDLIPGEPPVSLQTLTFSWDSHSEGEEGEEEEEEEEEELDAWESEPKGGDTSSLQRTEGGDRRLGDYMAR; this comes from the exons GATGGTCCTGTCCAGCCCCACCCAGAAACGTGACACTGCTCTCCCAGAACTTTACAGTGTACCTGACATGGCTTCCAGGGCTTGATAGCCCCCCGAATGTGACCTATTTCGTGTCCCACAAAAG CTATCCCAGGTTCCAACATTGGCAAGATGTGCAGCAGTGTTGGGGTACCAAGGCTCTGGTGTGTCCCCTCATGTGCCTGAAGAATCAGGATCCGTACAACAAGTTCAAAGGGCGGGTGAAGGCAGTTTCTGCCTGTGGCAGTTCCCCACACGTGAAGTCCAAGTACCTGTTTTACCTTTCTGACG tggagccaggcCCTCCCACCCTTGTGTTGACCCAGAAGGAAAGGGTCCTATGGGTCAATGCTACCTACCAGCTGCCACCTTGCATGTCTTATCCGGACCTGAAGTATGAGGTGCAATTCTGGAAGGAGGGCATGGAGCTCAAG ACACAGTTCAATGACACTGAACACAATAAACCCATCAAGATCCCTCTCCAGCACGGTGCTAGTGGACGCCACTGCCTCAGGGCCAGAACCATCTACACCTTTACTGTCCCCAAGTACAGCAACTTCTCTGAGCCCAGCTGCATCTCTATAGAGGCCCCAG GAGCCAACTGGGCTGTCCTGACACTGCCCTTACTCTTGCCTCTGCTGGTAGCAGCTGCTGCAGTGGGTGTGATCTGGAAGAGACTGAAAGAGGACCCCTggtttcagtgggtaaaggtgcctcaAACACTG AACTTTTCTGAATACAGATATCCCGTGACAACCTTTCAGCCCAGTGCACCTGAGTTCCCAGATGACCTGATCCTCTGTCCCCAGAAAGAACTGACCATAAGGATCAGACCTGTCCCTCGAGTCAGAGACCCAGGCACGCTACAGGCAGATCCAGAAGAGGACAACACCGAGGATGAAGATGAGGACACAGATGACAGTGACAGTAGTATCCAGCCCTATGTGGAACGGCCCCTCTTCATGAGGGAGAAGCTCCAGATTATGGGGCACTCGGAGACAGCTGAGTCTGGGGTAGGTTCAGGGGGAAGTGAAGATTCATCTGCCTGGGACTCTTCAGACAGGAGCTGGTCCAGCACAGTGGACTCCTCCCTTAAAGATGAAGCTGGATCTTCCGGCTATTTGGACAAGAAGGAGCCAGACCAAGAGCCTGATGAGGATGGGCACCAGGAGGCTCTCCCATGCCTGGAATTGTCTGAGGACTTGGGCACCGTCAAAGAGCTTCTGAAAGATGACCTCTCCAGGTGGGGAATTTGGGGTTCCTCATCTCCAAAGAGAGATCTGATTCCTGGGGAGCCCCCAGTTTCTCTTCAGACACTGACTTTCTCCTGGGACAGCCACtctgagggagaggagggggaggaagaggaggaggaagaggaggaagagctggATGCCTGGGAATCAGAACCCAAGGGAGGGGACACCTCaagcctgcagaggacagagggcgGGGACAGGAGGCTGGGAGATTATATGGCCAGGTGA